From Halomicrobium salinisoli, the proteins below share one genomic window:
- a CDS encoding DUF1684 domain-containing protein — translation MTDDTDDWAERLRENRREKDRFFAEHRQSPIPPDEREAFDGLDYYEPDPDYRVEATVSVHDDPEPIEMDTSDGREVRYLRIVTFEFDLDGETWQLHGYRQETDDSESVFVPIRDKTTGQETYQGGRYMELEPEGELADGDEVTIDFNLAYTPFCAFSETFSCPLPPEENWLETTVEAGERET, via the coding sequence GTGACCGACGACACCGACGACTGGGCCGAGCGGCTCAGGGAGAACCGGCGGGAGAAGGACCGCTTCTTCGCCGAGCACCGCCAGTCGCCCATCCCGCCCGACGAGCGCGAGGCCTTCGACGGCCTGGACTACTACGAGCCCGATCCGGACTACCGCGTCGAAGCGACCGTCTCCGTCCACGACGACCCCGAGCCGATCGAGATGGACACCAGCGACGGCCGGGAGGTCCGCTACCTCCGGATCGTCACCTTCGAGTTCGACCTCGACGGCGAGACCTGGCAGCTCCACGGCTACCGCCAGGAGACCGACGACTCGGAGTCCGTCTTCGTCCCCATCCGGGACAAGACGACCGGCCAGGAGACCTACCAGGGCGGCCGCTACATGGAACTGGAACCCGAGGGGGAACTGGCCGACGGCGACGAGGTGACCATCGACTTCAACCTCGCGTACACGCCCTTCTGCGCGTTCAGCGAGACCTTCTCCTGCCCGCTCCCGCCGGAGGAGAACTGGCTGGAGACGACGGTCGAGGCCGGCGAGCGGGAGACCTGA
- a CDS encoding DUF502 domain-containing protein: protein MSRTDVDDVIRMAAEEEREVASDLRQTFLSGLVLTVPFLITVLVLMWALNAVTNALAPLADAILMLGPFDELGRLLVEAMAAGLVLGLILFVGLAAKHGPETHVGDRFDALMEDLPGIGSIYSSVDRMSDVLVEGDTESFQEVKLVEYPHEESYAIAFLTADTPGVIQTAAGHDDMMTVFVPMAPNPVMGGNLVSMSADRVHDVDLSVEEGMEAIMSTGLTLDEAAREEAESADGARTDGETSGEAA, encoded by the coding sequence ATGTCACGGACCGACGTCGACGACGTCATCCGGATGGCCGCCGAGGAGGAGCGAGAGGTCGCGTCCGACCTGCGGCAGACGTTCCTCTCGGGCCTCGTCCTCACCGTCCCGTTCCTGATAACCGTCCTCGTGCTGATGTGGGCGCTCAACGCCGTAACGAACGCGCTGGCGCCGCTGGCCGACGCCATCCTCATGCTGGGGCCGTTCGACGAACTGGGGCGGTTGCTGGTCGAGGCGATGGCGGCGGGACTCGTCCTGGGCCTGATCCTGTTCGTCGGTCTGGCGGCCAAACACGGCCCGGAGACCCACGTCGGCGACCGGTTCGACGCGCTGATGGAGGACCTCCCGGGCATCGGCTCGATCTACAGCAGCGTCGATCGGATGAGCGACGTGCTGGTCGAGGGCGACACGGAGAGCTTCCAGGAGGTGAAGCTCGTCGAGTACCCGCACGAGGAGAGCTACGCAATCGCTTTCCTGACGGCGGACACGCCCGGCGTGATCCAGACGGCCGCCGGCCACGATGACATGATGACCGTCTTCGTCCCGATGGCGCCCAACCCCGTGATGGGCGGCAACCTCGTCTCGATGTCGGCCGACCGGGTCCACGACGTCGACCTGAGCGTCGAGGAGGGGATGGAGGCAATCATGTCGACGGGCCTAACCCTCGACGAGGCGGCCCGGGAGGAGGCGGAGAGCGCCGACGGAGCGAGGACGGACGGCGAGACCTCGGGCGAAGCGGCCTGA
- a CDS encoding YihY/virulence factor BrkB family protein: protein MLPSRIARSGRLGDAVEFALTVVRSVNDHELRYPAAAFAYYAFVSFLPLLVLAVALLGEAATAQLQSVTPRLLTPAAQELVRDSLTTASGRVGATALAVVALAWAGANVAVDFQTVVERVEGWEEAPLTEQLRDAVEILILMGLPVASIALAGVLAVPLAEIPGAVFGWSFALLVALTAAFLPLYYVSSHVVTTPRGALPGAVVAAVGWTALLTGIRFYAVNATQYALYGVLSGVIIILTSLYLASLILMSGVVVNAVAADGEEAPSER from the coding sequence ATGCTCCCGAGCCGCATCGCCCGGTCCGGCCGTCTCGGCGACGCGGTCGAGTTCGCGCTGACCGTCGTCCGCAGCGTCAACGACCACGAGCTGCGGTATCCGGCGGCGGCGTTCGCCTACTACGCGTTCGTCTCCTTCCTGCCGCTGCTCGTGCTGGCGGTGGCGCTCCTCGGCGAGGCGGCGACGGCGCAGCTCCAGTCGGTGACGCCGCGGCTGCTGACGCCGGCGGCCCAGGAACTGGTCCGCGACTCGCTCACGACGGCGTCCGGGCGGGTCGGCGCGACGGCGCTGGCCGTGGTCGCGCTCGCGTGGGCCGGCGCCAACGTCGCCGTCGACTTCCAGACGGTGGTCGAGCGCGTCGAGGGCTGGGAGGAGGCGCCGCTGACCGAACAGCTCCGCGACGCCGTGGAGATACTGATCCTGATGGGGCTGCCCGTCGCCTCCATCGCCCTCGCCGGCGTGCTGGCCGTCCCGCTGGCGGAGATCCCCGGTGCGGTGTTCGGGTGGTCGTTCGCGCTGCTCGTGGCGCTGACGGCCGCCTTCCTGCCGCTGTACTACGTCTCCTCGCACGTCGTGACCACGCCTCGGGGGGCGCTCCCGGGCGCGGTGGTCGCGGCGGTGGGCTGGACGGCCCTGCTGACCGGGATCAGGTTCTACGCCGTGAACGCGACCCAGTACGCCCTCTACGGCGTCCTCAGCGGCGTCATCATCATCCTCACGAGCCTCTATCTCGCCTCGCTGATACTGATGAGCGGCGTCGTCGTCAACGCCGTCGCGGCCGACGGCGAGGAGGCGCCGAGCGAGCGGTGA
- a CDS encoding NAD(P)/FAD-dependent oxidoreductase — protein MERVDVAIVGGGPAGSSAARAAASAGADAVVLEKGVPRSDRDGLGPDSTDAAGLLDYWIDLMEFDPDEFPEEVVLSELDGAEFLGPEESVTLSETGIDAAYGNFGLTFDRAKFDDWLRERAEAAGAEYRAGASVTGVESDLSGGHEHTVAIAGEEDVVADYLILADGPQRTITGSVLDRFLSGSFSDRMDSTEVNHIAYQEHRRMPEELFEPEYIKFWWGVMPGHTAYPWIFPNDDNVARIGLTMPIGLDVDDYDASEWALLREDDDRIPRGAEYVERLLEQEFPGYDLEDFPLVEDRGKSDGTETYSISSTRPIDSPTAAGIAVVGGAMGTTSAFHEGGDHVAVRTGKLAGRLAAEDALGEYNPRWKAAIGDELLRNVAMADVVEDFDPGDWDRTFATVRRMLEIEGSQWRQGLAAGLHGLRVVGSYKWTKRGYRKNGLAQIREEEYSIR, from the coding sequence ATGGAGCGCGTTGACGTCGCGATCGTGGGCGGCGGTCCGGCCGGGAGCTCGGCGGCGCGAGCCGCTGCGTCGGCCGGCGCCGACGCGGTCGTCCTCGAGAAGGGGGTCCCCCGATCCGACCGGGACGGGCTGGGTCCCGACTCGACGGACGCCGCCGGGCTGCTGGATTACTGGATCGACCTGATGGAGTTCGATCCCGACGAGTTCCCGGAGGAGGTCGTCCTCAGCGAACTCGACGGGGCCGAGTTCCTCGGTCCCGAGGAGTCGGTGACGCTCTCGGAGACGGGCATCGACGCCGCGTACGGGAACTTCGGGCTCACCTTCGACCGGGCGAAGTTCGACGACTGGCTCAGGGAGCGCGCCGAAGCGGCGGGCGCGGAGTACCGCGCCGGCGCGAGCGTCACCGGCGTCGAGTCGGACCTCTCGGGCGGCCACGAGCACACCGTCGCAATCGCCGGCGAGGAGGACGTGGTCGCCGACTACCTGATCCTGGCGGACGGCCCCCAGCGGACGATCACGGGGTCGGTCCTCGACCGGTTCCTGTCCGGCTCCTTTTCGGACCGGATGGACTCGACGGAGGTCAACCACATCGCCTACCAGGAGCACCGCCGGATGCCGGAGGAACTGTTCGAGCCCGAGTACATCAAGTTCTGGTGGGGTGTCATGCCGGGCCACACCGCCTACCCGTGGATCTTCCCGAACGACGACAACGTGGCGCGGATCGGTCTCACGATGCCCATCGGGCTCGACGTCGACGACTACGACGCCAGCGAGTGGGCGCTGCTGCGTGAGGACGACGACCGGATCCCCCGCGGAGCGGAGTACGTCGAGCGCCTGCTGGAGCAGGAGTTCCCGGGCTACGACCTCGAGGACTTCCCGCTGGTCGAGGACCGCGGGAAGTCCGACGGCACGGAGACGTACTCCATCTCCTCGACGCGGCCGATCGACTCGCCGACGGCGGCGGGCATCGCCGTGGTCGGCGGCGCGATGGGGACGACCTCTGCGTTCCACGAGGGCGGCGACCACGTGGCCGTCCGGACCGGGAAGCTCGCCGGCCGGCTGGCCGCCGAGGACGCGCTGGGCGAGTACAACCCCCGCTGGAAGGCGGCGATCGGCGACGAACTCCTGCGGAACGTCGCGATGGCAGACGTGGTGGAGGACTTCGACCCGGGCGACTGGGACCGGACCTTCGCGACCGTGCGGCGGATGCTTGAGATCGAGGGATCGCAGTGGCGCCAGGGACTCGCCGCCGGCCTCCACGGGCTCAGAGTGGTCGGCTCGTACAAGTGGACCAAGCGCGGCTACCGGAAGAACGGCCTCGCCCAGATCCGGGAAGAGGAGTACTCGATCCGCTGA
- a CDS encoding D-2-hydroxyacid dehydrogenase translates to MPGTHGDESTDVLVLRQKVHGIDVDEYAAALRERLPDESITVARTPAEERAAIRDASVATGVVFDEELLGYADDLNLFAGVYAGYDHLPMEAFAERDVAVTTASGVHGPNVAEHVVGAFLAFARRFFEARRRQEKREWRHLRSHELAGSTVAVVGLGAIGQSIVERLDGFDVDTVGVRYTPAKGGPTDEVYGFDEIHEALSDAEYVALACPLTDETEGLVDAQVLRTMRPDAVLVNVARGPVVDTDALVDAVRSNHLRGAQLDVTDPEPLPEDHPLWNLENVFVTPHCSGHTPEYYQRTADIVAENVRRARETGEWDDLRNQVDPA, encoded by the coding sequence ATGCCCGGGACGCACGGCGACGAGTCGACGGACGTCCTCGTCCTCCGCCAGAAGGTCCACGGCATCGACGTCGACGAGTACGCCGCGGCGCTCCGCGAGCGCCTCCCCGACGAGTCGATCACGGTCGCCCGGACGCCAGCGGAGGAGCGGGCGGCCATCCGCGACGCGTCGGTCGCCACCGGCGTCGTCTTCGACGAGGAACTCCTGGGGTACGCCGACGACCTGAACCTGTTCGCCGGCGTCTACGCCGGGTACGATCACCTCCCCATGGAGGCCTTCGCCGAGCGCGACGTCGCCGTCACCACCGCCTCCGGCGTCCACGGGCCGAACGTCGCAGAGCACGTCGTCGGCGCCTTCCTCGCCTTCGCCCGCCGCTTCTTCGAGGCGCGCCGCCGGCAGGAGAAGCGCGAGTGGCGCCACCTGCGGTCGCACGAACTCGCCGGCTCGACCGTCGCCGTCGTCGGCCTCGGCGCCATCGGTCAGTCCATCGTCGAACGGCTCGACGGCTTCGACGTCGACACCGTCGGCGTCCGCTACACGCCGGCGAAGGGCGGCCCGACCGACGAGGTCTACGGCTTCGACGAGATCCACGAAGCTCTCAGCGACGCCGAGTACGTCGCCCTCGCCTGCCCGCTCACCGACGAGACCGAGGGCCTCGTCGACGCGCAGGTCCTCCGGACGATGCGTCCCGACGCCGTCCTCGTCAACGTCGCCCGCGGCCCCGTCGTCGACACCGACGCCCTCGTCGACGCCGTCCGGAGCAACCACCTCCGCGGCGCGCAGCTCGACGTGACCGACCCCGAACCCCTGCCGGAGGACCACCCGCTGTGGAACCTCGAGAACGTCTTCGTCACGCCACACTGCTCCGGCCACACGCCCGAGTACTACCAGCGGACGGCCGACATCGTCGCCGAGAACGTCCGCAGAGCCAGGGAGACCGGCGAGTGGGACGACCTCCGGAATCAGGTCGACCCGGCCTGA
- the asd gene encoding aspartate-semialdehyde dehydrogenase: MTVRVGVLGATGAVGQRLIQLLDPHPDFELAALTASESSAGKSYREAAKWRVDAPIPEDVAEMEVAATDPDEVPNDVDLIFSSLPSSVGERVEPGFCEAGYVVSSNSSNGRLDDDIPLTIPEVNPDHLDLLEVQRDERGWDGAMVKNPNCSTITMVPPLKALDEEFTLTDVTVSTLQAVSGAGYSGVTSMEIIDNAIPHIGGEEKKMETESRKLLGSFDGAEVHHHEMDVAASCNRIPTLDGHLENVWTDTEDDVTVEAAEEALRSMTGVDLPSSPEQLIKVFDEPDRPQPRLDRNIEDGMGVATGGVQETTDGIQFNCLAHNTMRGAAGASVLNGELLLDQGYL, translated from the coding sequence ATGACTGTACGAGTTGGTGTTCTGGGGGCGACCGGTGCGGTCGGGCAGCGGCTCATCCAGTTGCTCGATCCCCATCCGGACTTCGAACTGGCGGCGCTGACGGCGAGCGAGTCGAGTGCGGGGAAGAGCTACCGCGAGGCGGCGAAGTGGCGCGTCGACGCGCCGATCCCGGAGGACGTCGCGGAGATGGAGGTCGCGGCGACCGACCCGGACGAGGTGCCGAACGACGTTGATCTGATCTTCTCTTCGCTGCCGTCGAGCGTCGGTGAGCGCGTCGAGCCCGGGTTCTGCGAGGCGGGCTACGTCGTGTCGTCGAACTCCTCGAACGGTCGGCTTGACGACGACATCCCGCTGACGATCCCCGAGGTCAACCCGGACCACCTGGACCTGCTGGAGGTCCAGCGCGACGAGCGCGGGTGGGACGGCGCCATGGTGAAGAACCCGAACTGCTCGACGATCACGATGGTGCCGCCGCTGAAGGCGCTGGACGAAGAGTTCACGCTGACCGACGTCACCGTCTCGACGCTGCAGGCGGTGTCGGGCGCGGGCTACTCCGGCGTCACGTCGATGGAGATCATCGACAACGCCATCCCGCACATCGGCGGCGAGGAGAAGAAGATGGAGACGGAGTCCCGGAAGCTGCTGGGCTCGTTCGACGGCGCGGAGGTCCACCACCACGAGATGGACGTCGCGGCGTCGTGCAACCGAATCCCGACGCTGGACGGCCACCTCGAGAACGTCTGGACCGACACCGAGGACGACGTCACCGTCGAGGCGGCGGAGGAGGCGCTGCGCTCGATGACGGGCGTCGACCTGCCGTCCTCGCCGGAGCAGTTGATCAAGGTCTTCGACGAGCCCGACCGGCCCCAGCCGCGTCTCGACCGCAACATCGAGGACGGCATGGGCGTCGCGACGGGCGGCGTGCAGGAGACGACCGACGGCATCCAGTTCAACTGCCTCGCGCACAACACGATGCGCGGCGCCGCGGGGGCGTCGGTGCTGAACGGCGAGCTGCTGCTGGACCAGGGCTACCTGTAG
- a CDS encoding PKD domain-containing protein has product MERYAVAALALLAVTSGVAAANEPPVAAAGLDQTVIEGNTVYLDAGGSRDPDGDSMSYTWEITTPDNRTVAPACSSCEATEFTPPEPGEYEVTVTVTDENGASRSDVMLLTVRAARAPAVDITGPSNVVAGATESYDVSMDARDGGLRNVTVYRDGEAVSSRDLDVLTASVRHDEQFNETGTIQLRAAAQNTFGKVGNDTLNVSVSEPDEPTVTLDGPNETSVGVVERYAVNATPGDYPIEEVRLTRDDDEVFSSSNSSVAGNLTFANSGPQYLQAEAVDEYGKTATVTVEVIVDGDGGGGSGGHCEGAYVNFGLDGQECHNSGQDGMRSDAVIGDIVILNNGRDGLQMNLNGSEINIGEERLRSLPSYSAGDDTLNVDKLEKDMDNIVKESDSDGESVSSPSENSGDNADVTNDESQDNRENRSSNGGMSNRTSEYNRGNNRNRVVQNYNEYRGI; this is encoded by the coding sequence ATGGAACGGTACGCGGTCGCGGCGCTCGCCCTGCTCGCGGTCACCAGCGGTGTCGCCGCGGCCAACGAACCGCCGGTGGCCGCCGCCGGACTCGACCAGACCGTCATCGAAGGGAACACCGTCTATCTCGACGCCGGTGGCTCGCGCGATCCGGACGGAGACAGCATGAGCTACACCTGGGAGATCACCACGCCGGACAACCGAACTGTCGCTCCCGCTTGCTCCTCGTGCGAGGCGACGGAGTTCACGCCGCCCGAACCGGGCGAGTACGAGGTGACGGTGACCGTCACCGACGAGAACGGCGCCAGTCGGTCGGACGTGATGCTCCTCACTGTGAGAGCCGCACGGGCACCTGCGGTGGATATCACCGGACCGTCGAACGTCGTCGCCGGGGCGACGGAAAGCTACGACGTGTCGATGGACGCACGGGACGGCGGGCTCCGGAACGTCACGGTCTATCGCGACGGGGAAGCGGTGTCGTCCCGCGATCTCGACGTCCTGACGGCGTCAGTCCGGCACGACGAGCAGTTCAACGAGACCGGAACGATCCAACTGCGCGCGGCCGCGCAGAACACGTTCGGAAAGGTCGGTAACGACACGCTCAACGTCAGCGTGTCCGAACCGGACGAGCCGACGGTCACACTGGACGGGCCAAACGAGACGTCTGTCGGCGTCGTCGAACGATACGCCGTCAACGCGACGCCCGGCGACTATCCCATCGAGGAAGTACGGCTGACTCGCGACGACGACGAGGTGTTCTCGTCGTCCAATTCGTCGGTGGCCGGGAACCTCACGTTCGCGAATTCCGGACCGCAGTACCTCCAGGCCGAAGCAGTCGACGAGTACGGGAAGACGGCTACCGTTACGGTCGAGGTCATCGTCGACGGTGACGGTGGAGGCGGATCCGGCGGGCACTGTGAGGGTGCGTATGTGAACTTCGGTTTGGATGGGCAGGAGTGTCACAATTCCGGTCAAGACGGCATGCGGTCAGATGCGGTGATTGGCGATATAGTGATCCTGAATAACGGTCGAGATGGGCTACAAATGAATCTTAACGGATCTGAAATAAATATTGGCGAAGAAAGACTTCGATCATTACCAAGCTATTCAGCCGGCGATGATACCCTGAATGTAGACAAATTAGAAAAAGATATGGACAATATAGTTAAGGAATCAGATTCAGATGGGGAATCGGTATCAAGTCCTTCTGAAAACTCAGGAGACAATGCTGATGTCACTAATGATGAGTCTCAAGATAACAGAGAAAATAGAAGTTCAAACGGTGGAATGAGTAATAGAACATCAGAGTATAATAGAGGAAATAATAGAAACAGAGTAGTACAAAACTACAACGAATATCGGGGTATATAG
- a CDS encoding tyrosine--tRNA ligase → MDTAERLDLVTRHTEEVVTEDELETLLEGDDPSAYIGYAPTGEMHIGHFTTMRKLADFLRAGVDVTVLIADLHAHLDDEKSPFDLLDARSEYYRVAIEGMIDAAGADPDDVEFVRGTEFQLDEEYTLEMYRMAAETTIARTQRAASEVVRESESPNLGGLIYPLMQTLDVDALDADIAYGGVDQRGIYMLSREILPDHGGESPICLFAPLLSGLTGGKMSASDESSKVNLTDDRDAVVEKIQEAYCPMGEVEDNGVLEYLDHLVFPVLEQRGEAFVVERPEEYGGDLTYEDYESLEADFVSEELHPADLKPAAGEYISEVIDPVREQLSEREDLLVEAYPEKYADE, encoded by the coding sequence ATGGACACCGCCGAGCGGCTCGACCTGGTGACGCGCCACACGGAGGAGGTCGTCACCGAGGACGAGCTCGAGACGCTGCTCGAGGGCGACGACCCGTCGGCGTACATCGGCTACGCGCCGACCGGCGAGATGCACATCGGCCACTTCACGACGATGCGGAAGCTCGCGGACTTCCTGCGGGCGGGCGTGGACGTGACCGTGCTGATCGCCGACCTGCACGCCCATCTGGACGACGAGAAGAGCCCCTTCGACCTGCTGGACGCGCGGTCGGAGTACTACCGCGTCGCCATCGAGGGGATGATCGACGCGGCCGGGGCGGACCCCGACGACGTCGAGTTCGTCCGCGGGACGGAGTTCCAGCTCGACGAGGAGTACACGCTGGAGATGTACCGCATGGCCGCGGAGACGACGATCGCCCGGACCCAGCGCGCGGCCAGCGAGGTCGTCCGCGAGTCCGAATCGCCGAACCTCGGTGGGCTCATCTACCCGCTGATGCAGACGCTGGACGTCGACGCGCTGGACGCCGACATCGCCTACGGCGGCGTCGACCAGCGCGGCATCTACATGCTCTCCCGCGAGATCCTGCCCGATCACGGCGGCGAGTCGCCAATCTGCCTGTTCGCGCCGCTGCTGTCGGGCCTGACGGGCGGGAAGATGAGCGCCTCCGACGAGTCCTCGAAGGTGAACCTCACGGACGACCGCGACGCCGTGGTCGAGAAGATCCAGGAGGCCTACTGCCCGATGGGCGAGGTCGAGGACAACGGCGTCCTCGAGTACCTCGACCACCTCGTGTTCCCCGTCCTCGAGCAGCGCGGCGAGGCGTTCGTCGTCGAGCGCCCCGAGGAGTACGGCGGCGACCTCACGTACGAGGACTACGAGTCGCTGGAAGCGGACTTCGTCAGCGAGGAACTCCACCCCGCTGACCTCAAGCCGGCGGCGGGCGAGTACATCTCCGAGGTCATCGACCCCGTCCGCGAGCAGCTGTCCGAGCGCGAGGACCTGCTGGTCGAGGCCTACCCCGAGAAGTACGCCGACGAGTAG
- a CDS encoding class I SAM-dependent methyltransferase, translating into MADQPTRGDVRQTYETIAGHFSQTREYAWPEVEAFVDDVADEQGAEPGATVGLDVGCGNGRHAETLATVVDRVLALDASLGLLAEARDRLADADPETQFDLLAGDAARLPVADGAVDAAVYVATLHHLPSRDERVASLSELGRVLAPGGRALVSAWSTAHDRFDASADDERGFDTTVDWTLPDGDVVPRYYHVYAPAEFERDLRESGLAVVDSRVSSGNCYAVVRPEGKRP; encoded by the coding sequence ATGGCCGATCAGCCGACGCGGGGGGACGTCCGCCAGACCTACGAGACCATCGCGGGGCACTTCTCGCAGACCCGCGAGTACGCCTGGCCGGAAGTCGAGGCCTTCGTCGACGACGTCGCCGACGAGCAGGGGGCGGAACCGGGGGCGACCGTCGGCCTCGACGTCGGCTGCGGGAACGGCCGGCACGCGGAGACGCTCGCGACGGTCGTCGATCGCGTGCTCGCGCTGGACGCCAGCCTCGGACTCCTCGCCGAAGCCCGGGACCGGCTGGCGGACGCGGATCCGGAGACGCAGTTCGACCTACTCGCCGGCGACGCGGCCCGACTGCCCGTCGCCGACGGCGCCGTCGACGCGGCCGTCTACGTCGCCACGCTCCATCACCTCCCGTCGCGCGACGAGCGCGTCGCGAGCCTGTCCGAACTCGGCCGCGTGCTCGCGCCCGGCGGTCGCGCGCTAGTGAGCGCCTGGAGCACGGCCCACGACCGCTTCGACGCCTCGGCCGACGACGAGCGGGGCTTCGACACGACCGTCGACTGGACGCTACCGGACGGCGACGTCGTCCCCCGGTACTACCACGTGTACGCTCCGGCGGAGTTCGAGCGCGACCTGCGAGAGAGCGGGCTGGCCGTCGTCGATTCCCGGGTCTCCAGCGGGAACTGCTACGCCGTCGTGCGTCCCGAAGGGAAACGCCCTTAA
- a CDS encoding HD domain-containing protein produces MSDSAEQEQQEQGERWRVYDPDDGHSFPDERVNEVLEYVTTDETVQAYLEAQNVNPVTRKRYNDHGAKHISIVRNRALCLYDLLKRGGVAFNGASDQGLEEADEAVIVALAATLHDIGHVVHRDEHAYYSIPLAADLLDEILPEFYDTADAVRVKGEVLHAILCHHTSEEPLTTEAGVVRVSDALDMEAGRSRIPYHEGGRGINTVSSQAIERVSLQPGEDHPVLVEIRMTNAAGVYQVDNLLKAKLRGSGIEDHVRIVALNVEDNDERIVERIEL; encoded by the coding sequence ATGAGCGACAGCGCCGAGCAGGAGCAGCAGGAGCAGGGGGAACGATGGCGGGTCTACGACCCCGACGACGGGCACTCGTTCCCCGACGAGCGAGTCAACGAGGTCCTCGAGTACGTCACGACCGACGAGACGGTCCAGGCCTATCTGGAGGCCCAGAACGTCAACCCGGTGACGCGCAAGCGGTACAACGACCACGGGGCCAAGCACATCTCGATCGTCCGCAACCGTGCGCTGTGTCTCTACGACCTCCTCAAGCGCGGCGGCGTGGCGTTCAACGGCGCGAGCGACCAGGGCCTCGAAGAGGCCGACGAGGCTGTCATCGTCGCGCTGGCGGCGACGCTGCACGACATCGGGCACGTCGTCCACCGCGACGAGCACGCCTACTACTCGATCCCGCTGGCCGCGGACCTGCTCGACGAGATCCTCCCGGAGTTCTACGACACCGCCGACGCCGTCCGGGTCAAGGGCGAAGTCCTGCACGCGATCCTCTGTCACCATACCTCCGAGGAGCCGCTGACGACCGAGGCCGGCGTCGTCCGGGTCTCCGACGCGCTGGACATGGAAGCGGGGCGCTCTCGGATCCCCTACCACGAGGGCGGACGGGGCATCAACACGGTCTCCAGCCAGGCCATCGAGCGCGTCTCGCTCCAGCCGGGCGAGGACCACCCCGTCCTCGTCGAGATCCGGATGACCAACGCCGCAGGCGTCTATCAGGTCGACAACCTCCTCAAGGCGAAGCTCCGCGGGTCCGGCATCGAGGACCACGTTCGGATCGTCGCACTCAACGTCGAGGACAACGACGAACGGATCGTCGAGCGCATCGAGCTGTGA
- a CDS encoding redoxin domain-containing protein: protein MPTTGDEAPDFSAPLANGDVESFTLSERLDEAPLVLAFFPGAFTSVCSHEMNTFQERLGEFEDAGAAVYGVSVDTPFSQNAFRDELALSFDLISDSNRDVVEEWNLTMDFEELGVDNVAKRSVFVVDSDGEIAYDWVSDDPGVEPDYDEVLDAVRSE, encoded by the coding sequence ATGCCTACGACCGGTGACGAAGCCCCAGACTTCTCCGCACCGCTCGCCAACGGCGACGTCGAGTCGTTCACCCTCTCCGAGCGCCTGGACGAGGCGCCGCTCGTGCTGGCGTTCTTCCCCGGCGCGTTCACCAGCGTCTGCAGCCACGAGATGAACACCTTCCAGGAGCGCCTCGGCGAGTTCGAGGACGCGGGCGCCGCCGTCTACGGCGTCAGCGTCGACACGCCCTTCAGCCAGAACGCGTTCCGCGACGAACTGGCCCTCTCCTTCGACCTGATCAGCGACTCCAACCGCGACGTGGTCGAGGAGTGGAACCTGACCATGGACTTCGAGGAACTGGGCGTGGACAACGTCGCCAAGCGCTCGGTCTTCGTCGTCGACAGCGACGGCGAGATCGCCTACGACTGGGTCAGCGACGACCCCGGGGTCGAGCCCGACTACGACGAGGTCCTCGACGCCGTCCGGTCCGAGTAG
- a CDS encoding Sec-independent protein translocase subunit TatA/TatB codes for MPGTQEMMIILLIAVLLFGANKIPKLARSTGQAMGEFQKGREEVEQELEEIKDGTGSSGSASTDDVATDVDATETTAETTETTDR; via the coding sequence CTGCCGGGGACCCAGGAGATGATGATCATCCTCCTGATCGCGGTCCTCCTGTTCGGTGCAAACAAGATCCCCAAGCTCGCCCGGTCGACGGGTCAGGCGATGGGTGAATTCCAGAAGGGTCGCGAAGAAGTCGAGCAGGAGCTCGAAGAGATCAAGGACGGCACCGGTTCCAGCGGTTCCGCCTCCACCGACGACGTCGCCACGGACGTCGACGCCACTGAGACGACGGCCGAGACGACCGAGACGACCGATCGGTAA